In Arcanobacterium canis, the sequence AGCAGAACCTCGTGTCCTTGCTGAGCTAGAAGATACGCAGCGACAGAGCCGGCGACACCAGCTCCCACCACGATGACGTCAAAATCGTAATCGATCATCGAAGTTCTTTCGCAAGAGCAGGAAGAATCTCATAGAGGTCACCGACAATCCCATAGTCGGCGAGTTCAAAAATCGGCGAAAGTTCGTCGTCGTTCACGACGATGATTGTGCCCGACTTAGCGATCCCAGCCGTATGCTGGATCTGGCCAGAGATGCCCGCCGCAACATAAACTTCTGGGGCAACGACATATCCAGAGATTCCCACGTACTGATCGCGTCCGAACCAATGGTTTCCGTCGACCAGAGGACGAGTTGCTCCGATTTGGGCATCAATCGCCTGCGCGAAATCGCGTGCAATCTCAAGATCCTCATTCTTCTCAAATCCTCGGCCAACCCCCACGATACGCTTGGCTGATTTGAGATCCACTTTTTCTTTTGCTGCAGCGTGAGTTTCGTTGACTCTCGCGGCATAGCCCGCCGCTGTCACTGTCTCAACTTCTGCAGCAGCTCCCTGCCCTTCGTCTCCGCCGTCGGCCACAAGGACGACGACGCCAGTACGCGCCACGCGTTCCTCAACCAGTCCGTAACGGATACGAGTGACGACATCATCGACCGACGTCGCCCCCGTGATGACAGGCGCACCGAGCGAGGCTGCGATTGCACCTGCAATCACGCGACCAGCGGCCGTATTTTCAACAACGACGATATCGTCGCCCGAGGCATTCACGCGCTGAGCAACAGCCCCCGCAAGAGCTTCAGCCGGCGTCTGAGGATCAAGAGGGAAACGTACTGCCCGGTGAACGCCCATGATCGGAGCATCGCCGATCACGATAGCCGTCGCATCAGCGCCTCCTGCCAGGTCAATGAGATGGGAGATATTCGAAGATGTGGTAATAATCCATGAAGTCATGTCGTGGCCTCTCATAAAATTCCATCGGCGCGCAACGCCGTCGCGAGCTCGGATACAGAATCGAAACGAAGATGCTTGCGAGGAGTCGGTTCGGGCTTCGATGTGCCAATGACATCGAAGGCCACCGGCTCGACATCAATGTGGTCAAGAACTTCAGCGGGCTTCTTTGCTGCAGCCAAAATTTCCTTCATCGACGGCGCTGCTGGCTCCGCTGCGTTAGGATCCACACTGATGACAACAGGGCCATCGACGTCGATCGTTCGCGAGCCACCTTCCATGTTCTGGGTGAGCGTAAACCCGCCGTCACGAGCATCAATACCGATAATGTCTTGGAACGCCGGCCATCCAAGCACGCCAGCAATGAGCGCACTCATCATCTTGGCTGACTCATCGACAGACGCATCACCGGTGAGAACAATGTGAGCGTCGTTTGCGACCGCGAGGGATGCGAGAGCACGAGCAATGTGCGTGGCATTCCAGGAACGAGTGGCGTCATCGGCAACGATCACTGCACGATCGAGTCCCTTCGCCAGTGCATTGGAGCGAGCGGATTTGGCTCCAGCAGCGCTTGTTCCGACGCAGACGCCGACAACTTCAGTACCGAGTGAGCCTGCCAGTGTACGGCCCACAGTCATCGCCACTGGATCGTATTCGCTGACCGATGGCTTGGCGCGAGAAAAATCGATCACGCCGTTTGCGTCAACCGAGGCATCTTGCGGATTTGAGGCGAATTTGTACGCCACCACAACGCTCATTTGTACTCCTTGCGTTTACTTACGCCGCTGAGGGCCCATACGGTCAGTAGTCTACCGTTTTCTCATCCTCTCCTCCCACCACCTGTGTCTCACACGGCACCAAATCACATGCACAAAGAAAGCATGTGGGGCCAGGAACGCCGTAATACAAAGTGTGACAAATATGAAGGGTGGCGGATAAACAAAAACTTGGGGCGTACGGAAAACCGCACGCCCCAAGTTAAAGCTCAAACGATCAGGCGTTCTCGCCTACGCGAATGCGCTTGAAACCGGTCACCTTGCCACCGGCCTGCTCAACAACCTGGCCCACGGAGAGCTTGGGGTCACGAGCAAACGGCTGCTCAAGAAGTGCAACCTGCTTGAAGAAACCACCGAGGCGGCCTTCAACGATCTTCGGAACTGCCTTCTCTGGCTTACCTTCCGAGATGGTCAGCTCAGTGGCGATACGGCGCTCGTTCTCCACTTCAGCTTCCGGAACGTCCTCACGTGAGAGGTAGGACGGGTTCATTGCGGCAATATGTACAGCAACATCGTGTGCAACCTCAGCGCCCTGAGCGTCGGTAGCCACGAGAACGGCAACCTGCGGAGGGAGATCGGTAGCGGTGCGGTGCATGTATGCCTCAACATGCTCACCTTCGAGAACTGCGAAGGAATTGACGTCGATCTTCTCGCCAATGACGCCGGTCTTCGCGGTGATGAGCTCAGCAACAGTGGTCTCGCCAGCCGGTGCTGCAAGGAGCTCTTCGAGAGTGTTCACCTTCGATGCTTTAGCGGCTTCGAGAATCTCGTTTGCGAACTCAATGAAGGACTCATTCTTCGCAACGAAGTCGGTTTCAGAGTTGACTTCGACGATGATGCCACGCTGATTGCCCTCTTCGCCCTCAATGTGCGACAGAACGAGACCAGCAGTAGCGGTGCGATCCTCGCGCTTAGCGGCGATCTTTGCACCGCGAAGACGCAGCAGTTCCTCAGCCTTGGCGGTATCGCCTTCAGCTTCGGTGAGAGCGTTCTTCACGTCCATCATGCCAGCGCCGGTCTTTTCGCGCAGCGCCTTGATGTCAGCGGCAGTAAAGTTTGCCATTGGTTTCCTCCAGTTAAATCAGGCCTGCTCGGCCTCGGCCTTGGTCTCTTCAGCAGCCGGAGCTTCTTCAGCCTTCTCCGAATCGGCAGCGAGAACTTCGCGTTCCCATTCTGGCATAGGCTCTTCAGCAGCTGCGGAACCGCCGCGTGCAACAAGACCCTCAGCAACGGCGTCGGCGACGATGCGGGTCAGGAGCTCGATGGAGCGGATCGCGTCATCGTTGCCCGGGATCGCGTAGTCAACCTCATCCGGATCGCAGTTGGTGTCGAGAACAGCCACAACCGGCACGTTGAGCTTGCGAGCTTCTGCGACGGCGAGGTGTTCCTTGTTGGTATCGACGATCCAGACAGCTGAAGGCACCTTCACCATGTCACGGATTCCGCCGAGGGTCTTCTCAAGCTTTTCCTTCTCACGGCGCATCATGAGCAGCTCACGCTTGGTGTACTGCGAACCTGCAACGTCGTCGAAATCGACGAGCTCAAGCTCCTTCATGCGCTGAATACGACCGGTAACGGTCTGGAAGTTGGTGAGCATACCACCGAGCCAACGCTCGTTCACGTACGGCATGCCGACGCGCTCGGCCTGCTCGCGGATCGGGGTCTGCGCCTGGCGCTTGGTACCCACGAAGAGGATGTTGCCGCCGTGTGCGACAGTTTCCTTAACAAATTCGTAGGTGCGATTGATGTCATCAACGGTCTTGCGAAGATCGATGATGTAGATGCCGTTACGATCGTTGAGGATGTAACGCTTCATCTTCGGGTTCCAGCGGCGGGTCTGGTGGCCGAAGTGGACGCCAGCTTCAAGCAGCTGGCTCATGGTAACGACTGCCATTGGCGGTCCTTTCTCACGCACGGATTTTCCGTGCTCTTGGGTTAATGTTTTCCCGCGGGATTGCAGAAAAACCCTGGTGCGTATCCGTTGAGCCACCGGATTTTTCCGGACCTTGGCGCATCGGTTCGCTAACGCACGCGATGTCTGTTAGAAAACAGCTTTCTCAGCTTACACTGTTCACCCGCGTAAAAACTAGTTCTCGTGCGGGAAAGATCGTGGTGTGCGCTATAAAGTTTTCTCCACAATGACGGCATATGTGGGCTATATCCACAGCATGTCTCTCTTCCCGACGAAGGGGCGTTAGTTGCGCCCATACTCAAGTCATGTACTTCTCATTTGTTTGCTTGATTGCCTCCACTTTTCTTGATCTTTCTCAGTTATTGCCTCCGTCTATTGATCTTGCGCATCTGACTCACGAGAAGATTTTGCGCGATGGGCTCCCTCACGCGAATATCCCGCCATTACGTTTCCATCCAGGACGAAATGCATCGCCCGCAGCTGAGAACGCAAAGCCTGCGCATTCACCCCACGTCGAATACGAGCGGCCCGGCGATGCTGTTCGTCGGCGATACGTGTCACCGACCGGCGAAAAACCTCGTGTTGTATTGGGCTACGCCCCAGGGGAACATAACTGGAATGCGGGGCGGCGCGGTGTCGATCTTGCCCTTGCCGAAGGTTCGCCCGTGTTCGCTTCAGCTGCCGGACGTGTCATCTATGCGGGGATGCTCGTCGACCGAATGGTGATATCGATTGAGCATGAAGGCGGTCTGCGCACCACATATGAACCAGTCGATCCCATTGTTTCTGTGGGCGCCACAGTTACTCAAGGCCAGCAAATAGGTGCTGTTCTTATCCGCCCCTGCCCTGGCGAAAATTGTCTTCATTGGGGCGCAAAATACGGCTCGAAAGATTACATCAACCCGATGTCGTTGCTCAATGGACGAATCCGTTTGATGCGATAACGGATCTTCCCATCGCGTTCTTAAGCGCGGGGGTGCGCTTGGGAGAAGGCTACTCGCAAACGTTCAGCCGACACATGTGTATATCGTTGGGTCGTACTGAGCGATGAATGCCCGAGAATTTCTTGGACTGTGCGCAAGTCAGATCCGCCGTCAAGAAGGTGTGTAGCGGCCGAGTGTCGCAAATCATGAGGCGAGATATCAGGGACACCCGCGAGCGCAGTCAGCGAGGAAAGTGCTTTGCGAACGGTCCGTGGATCTAGTCGTCCTCCCCGCGCACCAAGAAAAAGAGCACAAGTGCGGGAAGACCCGGGAATACTCGCACGCGCGGTCAACCACGCCATGAGCGCCTCACGCGCTGGTCGACCAAATGGAACGACTCTCTCCTTATCCCCCTTGCCCCGCACGGTAAGTGTCCCCTGCGGCAAAATAGATGACACGTCAAGGCCCGTCAGTTCTGACACACGAATTGCCGTACCATAAAGCAACTCGAATGCTGCCCAATCACGCGTGGCAATAGGATCACCCTCCTGAGCAAGTTCATGGGCCACAGCAAGAACCTTTGCCGCCTGTTCCTTGGTCAGAATGTGTGGAAGTTCGTTTGATGCTCGAGGTGATTTAAGACGCCGAGCAGCATCAACTCTGGTGTATCCGTTTTTATAGAGCCACGTGGAGAAGGTGTGAATTGCTGCAGAATGGCGTGCCAGCGATGCCCGCGCTTGTCCATGCTCGCTCGCACTTGCCAACCACTCTCTCAGATCAGTGAGCTCGAGATGCGGCAGCGACTGATCAATGTCATCAGAGCGTGCTGAAAGGAACATGAGAAGTGAGTGTGCTTCAGAAAGATACGCTCGCACGGTATGAGGGGACAGTCCTCGTCTGACTTCGAGTTCATTGCGATATTTGTCCAAAATCTCATCCACACCTCTACTCTAGAACATTGGTTGGATAGACGTCCGTGGGTAGAACGCACAGGCTATGTCATGATTGTCAATGGCATAACGACCATCGGCCCTCGTTATATCGGACCTTCCCCTGTGCTCTCAGCCGCGCCATTCCATCAAGTGCCTCAGGCAAACTCACCCCTGCGCAGCGCGCGACATCGGCAATTTGGCTTCCTCCTCTTTTCGGCAAGGCATCAAGTAATCGACGAGTTAACGGATCCAGGTCATCATCGTGTGGGGTGAAGAAAGACTCCGCCGCAAGCGGACTCGAACCAAGTGGCTCAATAAGCTCAATGATGTGCTCAGCTGAGGTCACCAAATTCGCTCCATGTCGAATGAGCTCATGGCATCCCACCGACGTCGGCGCATCAATCGGCCCTGGGAAGGCGGCAACTTCACGGCCGATCTCCATGGCATGACGCGCCGTGGACAGAGCTCCTGACCGAAATGGAGCTTCGACAACAACTGTGGCAAGGCCGAGAGCTGCAATAATTCGATTCCGCGCTAAAAATCTGAATTTATAAGGTGCACATCCGATAGGCGACTCCGAGACAACCGCGCCTGCACGATACGTTTCTTCAAATAAAGAGTCGTGTGACGCCGGGTACGCTCGATCAACCCCAGCGGCGCTGACAATCACTGTACGTCCACCTGCTGCGAGTGCTCCGCGATGCGCACATGCGTCAATTCCGAATGCTCCCCCAGAGATGATCGCAATGCCTCGTGACGCAAACATAAAAGCGATATCCCCTGCAATCCGACTTCCATATGAGGAACAGTCACGTGATCCCACGATAGAGAGGGCAGGATCGCTAAGGGCCTCAATATTGCCGCGGATCCACAGTGCTAACGGCCGATTATCACCAAGAGAATCAAGTTGCGATGGCCACTCAGAGTCCGAAGGAATGAGTACAGCGGTATGGAGTTTATCTAAACAGCTATATTCAAAGGGACGAAGTGTGCGCATTCGTGACAGCCAGCGTGGTCGCATCTTCTGCTCTTGCAGAACTAGCCCCTGACCAGTTTCGACAGCAGCCAAACCAGCGACATATCCTAGGCGATCCACCAATCCCACAGCTATTGGATCTGGGCCTTCAGTAATGCGCGTCCAATCGATCGCTGCCTTGTGCTCATCATCGATTCTCATTTCTTTTCCTTACATCGTCATTTTCAGGTTTGCTGCGATATATAAATCAGCAGTAGTAGGAGCGTCATGGCCTGCAAGATCAGCAATGGACCAACTCAATCTCAAAATGCGATCAATTGCCCTCATCGAGATTGCGCCAATTGAGAGATCTCGATCGAATTGTTGAGCGAGTGCATCATCCACGTGGGTATTCGTGCGCAACCACGCACCTGAAAGGTCAGCGTTTAATTTTCCGGCACCATGCCGATACTGTGCGTGGTTCGCCCGCAGTCGTTGCCGTTCTCTCGCCTGCTCAATCTGCGTTCTCACCTGCGCTGTACTCACAGTTCCTCCCGCATTCAGGGCCATACGGCTGGGGCGTCGAAGGACGAGGTTGATGTCGATTCGGTCCCTGACTGGGCCACCAAGATTGGCCCGATAAATCATGCGATCTCTGGCAGTACAGGTACATTGGCCAGGACCGTCAAAAAGTTTTCCGCACCGACACGGATTCGCCGCAGCAACCAATTGGAAACGAGCTGGATATGTCACTGTGCCTCGAGCGCGGTTGATTTCCACCACTCCTCGTTCAAGTGGTTCGCGAAGTGATTGGATTGCTGCTGAGGAAAATTCGGGAAATTCATCGCAATAGAGCACGCCACAATGAGCCTTCGTTACAGCCCCTGGTTGGGCAATTCCGCTCCCGCCGCCAATGATCGCAGGTGCGGTTGCACTGTGATGAATGGATTGGAGAGGAGGACGTGTCGGAAGCCCACTAAACCCGAGCCCTGAGAGGGACTGGATCGCCGCAACTTCCACCGCTTGTTCACAGGTCAGATCAGGCAAAACACCTCGGAGGCGTTCAGCAAGCATAGATTTACCCACCCCCGGTGGCCCTACCATGAGCATATGGTGCCCTCCGGCTCCTGCAACCGTCAGACCGAAGATCGCTTCTTCTTGTCCACAAACATCACTGAGATCACCGATGTATTCTTCTGATTCGATGACCGGTTCTGGGAAACAAAGGTCAATTTCTGGAGCGTCTTTTACCCCTGCCAAGCGAGCCAATTGCGCCAGATGAGAAATGGGTTCAACGTCCATGCCGGGAACGAGTGCCGCCTCGGTCGCGTTTGCTGCCGCGACAATTGCCTTCGAAAACCCCTGCCGCTGCGCGCAAAGCACGGCAGGAATAACACCACGAATGCCTCGGACCGATCCGTCGAGTCCCAACTCCCCAAGCAACACCGTGCGATCATCAAATCCCCTTGCTCCCAGGGCACTCATGACTGC encodes:
- a CDS encoding electron transfer flavoprotein subunit alpha/FixB family protein; the protein is MTSWIITTSSNISHLIDLAGGADATAIVIGDAPIMGVHRAVRFPLDPQTPAEALAGAVAQRVNASGDDIVVVENTAAGRVIAGAIAASLGAPVITGATSVDDVVTRIRYGLVEERVARTGVVVLVADGGDEGQGAAAEVETVTAAGYAARVNETHAAAKEKVDLKSAKRIVGVGRGFEKNEDLEIARDFAQAIDAQIGATRPLVDGNHWFGRDQYVGISGYVVAPEVYVAAGISGQIQHTAGIAKSGTIIVVNDDELSPIFELADYGIVGDLYEILPALAKELR
- a CDS encoding electron transfer flavoprotein subunit beta/FixA family protein, which codes for MSVVVAYKFASNPQDASVDANGVIDFSRAKPSVSEYDPVAMTVGRTLAGSLGTEVVGVCVGTSAAGAKSARSNALAKGLDRAVIVADDATRSWNATHIARALASLAVANDAHIVLTGDASVDESAKMMSALIAGVLGWPAFQDIIGIDARDGGFTLTQNMEGGSRTIDVDGPVVISVDPNAAEPAAPSMKEILAAAKKPAEVLDHIDVEPVAFDVIGTSKPEPTPRKHLRFDSVSELATALRADGIL
- the tsf gene encoding translation elongation factor Ts, which encodes MANFTAADIKALREKTGAGMMDVKNALTEAEGDTAKAEELLRLRGAKIAAKREDRTATAGLVLSHIEGEEGNQRGIIVEVNSETDFVAKNESFIEFANEILEAAKASKVNTLEELLAAPAGETTVAELITAKTGVIGEKIDVNSFAVLEGEHVEAYMHRTATDLPPQVAVLVATDAQGAEVAHDVAVHIAAMNPSYLSREDVPEAEVENERRIATELTISEGKPEKAVPKIVEGRLGGFFKQVALLEQPFARDPKLSVGQVVEQAGGKVTGFKRIRVGENA
- the rpsB gene encoding 30S ribosomal protein S2; this translates as MAVVTMSQLLEAGVHFGHQTRRWNPKMKRYILNDRNGIYIIDLRKTVDDINRTYEFVKETVAHGGNILFVGTKRQAQTPIREQAERVGMPYVNERWLGGMLTNFQTVTGRIQRMKELELVDFDDVAGSQYTKRELLMMRREKEKLEKTLGGIRDMVKVPSAVWIVDTNKEHLAVAEARKLNVPVVAVLDTNCDPDEVDYAIPGNDDAIRSIELLTRIVADAVAEGLVARGGSAAAEEPMPEWEREVLAADSEKAEEAPAAEETKAEAEQA
- a CDS encoding M23 family metallopeptidase gives rise to the protein MYFSFVCLIASTFLDLSQLLPPSIDLAHLTHEKILRDGLPHANIPPLRFHPGRNASPAAENAKPAHSPHVEYERPGDAVRRRYVSPTGEKPRVVLGYAPGEHNWNAGRRGVDLALAEGSPVFASAAGRVIYAGMLVDRMVISIEHEGGLRTTYEPVDPIVSVGATVTQGQQIGAVLIRPCPGENCLHWGAKYGSKDYINPMSLLNGRIRLMR
- a CDS encoding tyrosine recombinase XerC encodes the protein MDEILDKYRNELEVRRGLSPHTVRAYLSEAHSLLMFLSARSDDIDQSLPHLELTDLREWLASASEHGQARASLARHSAAIHTFSTWLYKNGYTRVDAARRLKSPRASNELPHILTKEQAAKVLAVAHELAQEGDPIATRDWAAFELLYGTAIRVSELTGLDVSSILPQGTLTVRGKGDKERVVPFGRPAREALMAWLTARASIPGSSRTCALFLGARGGRLDPRTVRKALSSLTALAGVPDISPHDLRHSAATHLLDGGSDLRTVQEILGHSSLSTTQRYTHVSAERLRVAFSQAHPRA
- the dprA gene encoding DNA-processing protein DprA; its protein translation is MRIDDEHKAAIDWTRITEGPDPIAVGLVDRLGYVAGLAAVETGQGLVLQEQKMRPRWLSRMRTLRPFEYSCLDKLHTAVLIPSDSEWPSQLDSLGDNRPLALWIRGNIEALSDPALSIVGSRDCSSYGSRIAGDIAFMFASRGIAIISGGAFGIDACAHRGALAAGGRTVIVSAAGVDRAYPASHDSLFEETYRAGAVVSESPIGCAPYKFRFLARNRIIAALGLATVVVEAPFRSGALSTARHAMEIGREVAAFPGPIDAPTSVGCHELIRHGANLVTSAEHIIELIEPLGSSPLAAESFFTPHDDDLDPLTRRLLDALPKRGGSQIADVARCAGVSLPEALDGMARLRAQGKVRYNEGRWSLCH
- a CDS encoding YifB family Mg chelatase-like AAA ATPase; the encoded protein is MTTLKSMVRPHHGHVGSAYTVVLRGLEGTMCLVEAVTMSGLPGMTLVGLGDTAVGEAKERLRASFLAANMPWPNSKLTVNMSPADLHKSGTGFDLALAAAVMSALGARGFDDRTVLLGELGLDGSVRGIRGVIPAVLCAQRQGFSKAIVAAANATEAALVPGMDVEPISHLAQLARLAGVKDAPEIDLCFPEPVIESEEYIGDLSDVCGQEEAIFGLTVAGAGGHHMLMVGPPGVGKSMLAERLRGVLPDLTCEQAVEVAAIQSLSGLGFSGLPTRPPLQSIHHSATAPAIIGGGSGIAQPGAVTKAHCGVLYCDEFPEFSSAAIQSLREPLERGVVEINRARGTVTYPARFQLVAAANPCRCGKLFDGPGQCTCTARDRMIYRANLGGPVRDRIDINLVLRRPSRMALNAGGTVSTAQVRTQIEQARERQRLRANHAQYRHGAGKLNADLSGAWLRTNTHVDDALAQQFDRDLSIGAISMRAIDRILRLSWSIADLAGHDAPTTADLYIAANLKMTM